Proteins co-encoded in one Candidatus Paceibacterota bacterium genomic window:
- a CDS encoding vWA domain-containing protein, with protein MITYFFKKVMEKDRGIALLIALVIVSVVTVVSATLAAVSFREVRISTGVSESMKAFYAQEAGTECARHWALKGNDYFRPGGESSIECNDESHSINTSSGLPSQSNFSFGYSDPSSEVEVEVTRNVVEGPIKDITIHSFGYNAPAGSARRSQWFRETDIYGICQETPDFMLTVDHSGSISSYYHNRYDGGIDCDADGDQKCELEIMRDAMNEFIARMMPNPSGNKVNMGRVVFGGSSKADLRKDLNDVKEQIPSSESKLNGNTPIGPAVTRTKDEFDDNGRVPASEYPDYMILLTDGAPNHSLPGEDAGSLDNLRESEEAIEEIKDVGVDVDVIVFAIGLNDNNSCTGYTEIDDAGNSTGYDVDDPENCGEWLDKVVAGDSSNTDHSTPAPFYYVPIDDFEGVSDAFGNIGTCVTPQVDK; from the coding sequence ATGATCACGTATTTCTTTAAAAAAGTGATGGAGAAAGACCGGGGCATTGCCCTTCTTATTGCGCTTGTGATCGTGTCAGTGGTAACAGTAGTGTCGGCAACGTTGGCGGCGGTCTCATTTCGTGAGGTTCGGATCTCGACAGGAGTCAGCGAGTCGATGAAGGCGTTTTATGCACAGGAAGCCGGTACGGAGTGTGCGAGGCACTGGGCTTTGAAAGGTAATGACTATTTTCGCCCCGGAGGAGAAAGTTCGATCGAATGTAACGATGAGTCTCATTCTATAAACACCTCTTCCGGACTTCCGAGTCAGTCCAACTTTTCTTTTGGGTATAGTGATCCCTCATCTGAAGTAGAAGTTGAAGTGACTCGAAATGTGGTCGAGGGACCGATAAAAGATATTACGATCCATTCATTTGGATATAATGCCCCGGCTGGGTCAGCCCGTCGGTCGCAGTGGTTTCGGGAAACAGATATTTATGGGATTTGTCAGGAAACACCTGATTTTATGCTTACCGTTGACCACTCCGGTAGTATAAGTAGTTATTATCACAATCGTTATGATGGTGGAATTGACTGTGATGCTGATGGGGATCAAAAATGTGAGCTTGAAATTATGCGCGATGCAATGAATGAATTTATAGCTCGGATGATGCCAAACCCGTCAGGTAATAAAGTGAACATGGGTCGCGTCGTTTTTGGTGGCTCTTCAAAAGCAGATCTGAGGAAGGATTTGAATGACGTAAAAGAACAAATACCTTCTAGTGAAAGTAAGCTAAATGGAAATACTCCGATAGGCCCAGCTGTTACTCGAACAAAGGATGAATTCGATGATAACGGAAGAGTGCCTGCAAGCGAGTATCCTGATTATATGATCTTGCTTACTGATGGTGCACCGAACCATTCATTGCCCGGCGAGGATGCGGGATCTCTCGATAACCTGAGGGAGTCTGAAGAAGCGATCGAAGAAATAAAGGATGTAGGAGTTGATGTTGATGTTATTGTTTTTGCGATCGGTTTAAATGACAATAATAGTTGCACTGGATACACCGAGATTGATGACGCTGGAAATTCTACAGGATATGATGTTGATGATCCGGAAAACTGTGGTGAATGGCTTGATAAGGTGGTGGCAGGTGATAGCAGTAATACTGATCACAGTACACCGGCCCCGTTTTATTACGTGCCTATCGATGATTTTGAAGGGGTCAGTGACGCCTTTGGTAATATTGGCACTTGTGTAACGCCACAGGTCGATAAATAG
- a CDS encoding prepilin-type N-terminal cleavage/methylation domain-containing protein: MIHTKKHSATVRSGFSLIEALIAISILVIVVVGAMALVVTTGKQVEFSTERVEATFLAQDAVEYVISKKQQNVIDSSSDWLFGFKDCLVSSCGVDSTDNGGIGNGNNKYVADMCGGSCDPLQYNENTKRFGYGSGSGWEETKYTRVVDLEKIGGDEARLTVTVSWESRETGQTEEFVLKTNIFNTKL, translated from the coding sequence ATGATACATACAAAAAAACATTCAGCCACAGTGAGATCCGGATTCTCTCTTATTGAGGCGTTAATCGCAATATCAATATTAGTTATTGTAGTGGTTGGTGCTATGGCACTTGTGGTCACGACAGGAAAGCAAGTTGAGTTCTCGACAGAGCGAGTCGAAGCGACGTTTCTTGCTCAAGACGCGGTAGAGTATGTTATATCGAAGAAGCAACAAAATGTGATCGATAGCAGTAGTGATTGGTTGTTTGGATTTAAGGATTGCCTTGTTTCAAGTTGTGGAGTTGACTCCACGGATAATGGCGGGATAGGTAACGGCAACAATAAATATGTGGCAGATATGTGTGGCGGTAGCTGCGATCCTCTTCAGTATAATGAGAATACGAAGCGGTTTGGATACGGTTCCGGCTCTGGTTGGGAGGAAACGAAATATACACGTGTCGTTGATCTCGAGAAGATCGGCGGCGATGAAGCACGTCTTACAGTAACGGTTTCGTGGGAGTCTCGCGAGACAGGGCAGACAGAAGAATTCGTGCTTAAAACAAATATATTTAATACCAAACTGTAA
- a CDS encoding prepilin-type N-terminal cleavage/methylation domain-containing protein — MSYYFYSGVSRSSEGFTLVEAVISIGIIAVIASVVLFDHGEITETTTTRGIIERIDVHLREAQVKATGSMGHNGDYSVGVGLYFVNESDRYVYFADDDGSDNIHVIANNFVYDGGDTEISTENIGGGSEFSLCAGTGPGSCGSVNELNIVYLRPEPGPRITDDAGDSYEYAEVTVEGSRTDAYKTLRVYSTGRTDIE; from the coding sequence ATGAGTTATTATTTTTATTCAGGCGTGTCACGGTCCAGTGAAGGATTTACCCTTGTAGAGGCGGTTATTTCAATAGGCATAATCGCGGTCATTGCCAGTGTGGTGTTGTTTGATCACGGAGAGATCACTGAAACTACTACAACTCGCGGGATCATAGAACGTATAGATGTTCATTTGCGCGAAGCGCAGGTGAAGGCGACCGGGTCAATGGGTCATAACGGAGATTATTCGGTCGGCGTCGGGCTTTATTTTGTTAACGAGTCTGACCGGTACGTGTATTTCGCTGATGATGATGGGAGCGATAATATTCACGTAATTGCAAATAATTTTGTTTATGATGGTGGGGATACTGAAATAAGCACAGAGAATATCGGAGGTGGTAGTGAATTTTCTTTATGTGCAGGCACAGGACCTGGCTCATGTGGCAGTGTAAATGAATTGAATATCGTATATCTTCGACCTGAGCCGGGACCAAGGATCACCGATGATGCCGGTGATTCGTATGAGTATGCCGAGGTTACGGTAGAGGGGTCTCGTACCGATGCATATAAAACACTTAGGGTGTATTCAACGGGCCGAACAGATATAGAGTAA
- a CDS encoding prepilin peptidase — translation MLEIIIALAILLLGFIVGSFLNVVTLRYNTGRSFVTGRSICFACGKLIRWFENVPVLSYVLLRGACRGCKSKISLQYPLVELVTGLLFLAVWLTLSANFQFHIFNFQTLALTVLAPTLYYFVIFSLLVVIFVYDLRHKIIPDVFSYSFAGLALAGLLVAGSMSGFDTAFWLDLAAGPLLFLPFWALWYFSGGTWMGLGDGKLALGIGWFLGLASGVSAVVLGFWIGATVAVILLALQQLHVSLPIIGGKLGLKSEIPFGPFLIIGIIIQSFFEFDLLSLSLLF, via the coding sequence ATGTTAGAAATTATTATCGCGCTGGCGATCCTTCTCCTTGGTTTTATTGTTGGAAGTTTTTTGAATGTAGTGACCTTGCGGTATAACACCGGTCGGTCATTTGTCACCGGCCGATCGATATGCTTCGCCTGCGGCAAGCTTATCCGCTGGTTTGAGAACGTGCCGGTACTAAGTTATGTTCTTTTGCGCGGTGCGTGTCGTGGCTGCAAAAGTAAAATATCGCTCCAGTATCCGCTTGTGGAACTTGTCACCGGCCTCTTGTTCCTTGCTGTCTGGCTGACGCTTTCAGCAAATTTTCAATTTCACATTTTCAATTTTCAAACACTTGCTCTTACCGTTTTAGCTCCTACTCTTTACTATTTCGTTATCTTTTCCCTGTTGGTGGTGATTTTTGTCTACGATCTGCGCCACAAGATCATTCCGGACGTGTTTTCGTATTCGTTTGCCGGCCTGGCGCTCGCCGGTCTCCTTGTGGCCGGTTCCATGAGTGGGTTTGATACTGCTTTCTGGCTCGATCTGGCCGCCGGTCCGCTTCTGTTTCTGCCGTTTTGGGCGCTATGGTATTTCTCCGGCGGGACCTGGATGGGGCTCGGCGACGGCAAGCTCGCGCTCGGAATCGGTTGGTTTCTAGGTCTTGCCAGCGGTGTTTCAGCGGTTGTTCTTGGTTTCTGGATCGGTGCGACAGTAGCAGTTATACTGCTGGCGCTTCAACAGCTTCATGTGAGCTTGCCAATCATTGGCGGCAAACTCGGCTTGAAGAGCGAGATACCGTTCGGCCCGTTCCTGATCATCGGTATCATTATTCAGTCCTTCTTTGAATTTGACCTTCTGTCACTCTCGTTGCTTTTCTGA
- a CDS encoding type II secretion system protein, whose translation MKTIQSRGFTLIELLVVIAIIGILSAVVLASLNTARDSANDASAKTSLSQMRAEAEIYYSTNGDYEEVCTAGTDPHDLYVAAGNAANAADTCNVATDNSAWAASIDLTEGEYFCADSTGQSGPAAAALGSATECTISS comes from the coding sequence ATGAAGACGATTCAATCACGAGGTTTTACACTGATCGAGCTCTTGGTGGTAATTGCCATCATTGGTATCCTTTCAGCTGTTGTACTTGCCTCACTTAACACGGCCCGAGACAGTGCCAATGATGCTTCAGCAAAGACATCGCTTTCGCAAATGCGTGCAGAGGCTGAGATTTATTACAGCACTAATGGTGACTATGAAGAGGTTTGTACCGCTGGAACTGACCCGCACGATCTGTATGTAGCTGCTGGCAATGCTGCAAACGCTGCGGATACGTGTAACGTTGCAACAGATAACAGTGCTTGGGCGGCATCGATTGACTTAACAGAAGGGGAATATTTTTGTGCTGACTCTACTGGCCAGTCAGGTCCAGCAGCAGCAGCTTTAGGTTCAGCTACAGAGTGTACTATCAGCTCCTAA
- a CDS encoding type II secretion system F family protein translates to MLFKYQALDTDGNRKNGNIDAQDRDAAINALQRRDLVITSIETSSGQGEGSSVLQREIKWFERVTQKEVVVLSRQMATLFNAQVSALRVFRLLGSEVQNNKLRRVMDQIADDLQGGSTISEALSRHPSVFSSFYVNMVKAGEESGRLDEIFTHLADHMDRMYEINAKTRNALVYPSFVIVVFIGVMALMFTTVIPQISVILEDVGQELPIYTKIVLGVSDFFANFWFFILVTLAVVGVIGWKYVQTPAGRARYDQFILDIPYVGDLIQKLILARISDNLNTMLISGIPMVRALEITKDIVKNEVYDKILVDAIEDVRGGNALSSSFSQYEEMPGIMVQMIKVGEETGELGSLLSTLSKFYEREVNNAVDNLVSMIEPIMILVLGLGVGVLLAAVLMPIYNLASGF, encoded by the coding sequence ATGCTTTTTAAATACCAAGCACTCGATACTGACGGTAATCGAAAGAACGGTAATATCGATGCGCAGGATCGAGATGCCGCGATCAATGCGCTCCAGCGACGTGACCTGGTTATTACCTCGATCGAGACCTCGAGCGGACAGGGCGAGGGTTCGTCAGTACTCCAGCGAGAGATCAAATGGTTTGAGCGCGTGACACAAAAAGAAGTTGTGGTGCTTTCTCGTCAGATGGCAACCCTGTTCAATGCGCAGGTTTCAGCGCTTCGAGTTTTTCGATTGCTCGGTAGTGAGGTGCAGAATAACAAGCTGCGCCGAGTAATGGATCAGATAGCGGATGATCTCCAAGGGGGAAGCACAATATCCGAAGCATTGTCGAGGCACCCGAGCGTCTTCTCGAGTTTTTATGTGAACATGGTCAAGGCGGGCGAGGAGTCAGGCCGTCTTGATGAGATCTTTACTCACCTGGCTGATCATATGGACCGGATGTACGAGATCAATGCAAAGACCCGTAATGCCTTGGTGTATCCAAGTTTCGTTATTGTGGTCTTTATCGGGGTTATGGCGCTGATGTTCACGACCGTTATTCCGCAGATAAGTGTGATTCTTGAGGATGTCGGTCAGGAGCTACCGATCTATACGAAGATCGTTCTCGGGGTGAGTGACTTCTTTGCTAACTTCTGGTTCTTTATTTTAGTTACGCTTGCGGTTGTCGGTGTGATCGGTTGGAAGTATGTCCAGACACCCGCAGGTCGAGCGCGATACGATCAGTTTATTTTAGATATTCCGTATGTAGGCGATCTCATCCAAAAGCTTATTCTGGCGCGTATCTCAGACAACCTTAATACTATGCTCATTAGTGGTATTCCGATGGTACGAGCGCTCGAGATAACGAAGGACATTGTTAAGAACGAAGTGTACGACAAGATACTTGTCGATGCTATCGAAGATGTTCGTGGTGGTAATGCGCTTTCGTCTTCGTTCTCTCAGTACGAAGAGATGCCGGGTATTATGGTGCAGATGATCAAGGTAGGTGAGGAGACCGGAGAGCTCGGTAGCCTTCTCAGCACACTCTCAAAGTTTTACGAGCGAGAAGTGAACAACGCGGTTGATAACCTGGTTAGTATGATCGAGCCGATCATGATCCTTGTCCTCGGGCTCGGTGTTGGTGTGCTTCTGGCAGCGGTACTGATGCCGATCTACAATCTTGCTTCCGGATTCTAG
- a CDS encoding type IV pilus twitching motility protein PilT, giving the protein MAMNYEKELDDLVNIVLKEDGSDIHFSEGRAPVVRVASYLSILDRPKLSAADIRGLADQMLSSDQKERLIKDRSVDFAYGHTEKARFRGNAFFQQGQLGIALRLIPQDIRTLEELGLPPTLKKFAEKKQGFFIVVGPTGHGKSTTLASLIEMINQNRLEHIITIEDPIEYVHTPAKSIIDQRQIGEDARSFSTALKHVFRQDADVIMVGEMRDRETMATAVTAAETGHLVLSTLHTNNASQTIDRIIDSFPSDQQGQIRLQLAGSLAGIFSQRLLPTVSGGLVPAYELLIANSAVANLIREGRTHEINTVIETGGAEGMIDMNRSLAELVNSGEVAIEDAYNFTTDPKALERLL; this is encoded by the coding sequence ATGGCTATGAACTACGAAAAAGAACTTGATGATCTGGTGAATATCGTTCTCAAGGAAGACGGGTCAGACATCCACTTTTCTGAAGGACGTGCGCCTGTTGTTCGTGTCGCGAGTTACTTGAGTATTCTTGACCGACCAAAGCTAAGTGCCGCGGACATTCGAGGATTGGCTGACCAGATGCTCTCGAGTGACCAGAAGGAGCGACTTATAAAAGATCGTTCTGTTGACTTTGCTTATGGTCATACTGAGAAAGCTCGATTTCGTGGCAATGCCTTCTTCCAGCAAGGGCAACTTGGTATAGCGCTTCGACTTATCCCTCAGGATATACGCACGCTTGAGGAGCTTGGTCTGCCGCCAACGCTTAAAAAGTTCGCAGAAAAGAAGCAGGGGTTCTTTATCGTAGTAGGTCCGACCGGCCACGGAAAGAGTACGACGCTGGCCAGTCTCATCGAGATGATCAATCAAAATCGTCTCGAACATATTATAACGATCGAGGATCCGATCGAGTACGTGCACACGCCGGCTAAGTCCATTATCGATCAGCGTCAGATCGGAGAGGACGCGCGATCGTTTTCAACCGCATTGAAACATGTTTTTCGTCAGGACGCCGATGTGATCATGGTCGGGGAGATGAGAGATCGAGAGACTATGGCGACGGCCGTGACCGCCGCTGAGACCGGGCACCTCGTGCTTTCAACGCTCCACACGAACAACGCCTCGCAAACCATTGATCGTATCATCGACAGTTTTCCATCTGACCAGCAAGGGCAGATACGATTGCAGCTTGCCGGATCGCTTGCGGGTATCTTCTCTCAGCGACTTCTGCCAACGGTGTCCGGCGGGTTGGTGCCGGCGTATGAGTTGTTGATCGCCAATAGTGCGGTGGCTAACTTGATTCGAGAGGGTCGAACTCACGAGATCAATACGGTTATCGAGACCGGTGGTGCGGAAGGCATGATAGACATGAACCGCTCACTTGCCGAACTTGTTAATTCGGGTGAAGTGGCTATCGAGGATGCGTATAACTTCACAACTGACCCGAAGGCGCTTGAGCGACTGCTCTAA
- a CDS encoding response regulator, translating into MSDDSSQKSLLIVDDDEFLVNMYATKFEKAGHSVETTTSSEQALGKLRDGYSPDIIVLDIIMPNIDGLELLEVIKNEKLAPNSIVIMLTNQGGDEQIDTAKKLGAVGYIVKATSIPSEVVEKVMAISAKHST; encoded by the coding sequence ATGAGCGACGATTCTTCTCAAAAATCATTACTTATCGTTGACGACGATGAATTTCTCGTCAACATGTATGCCACGAAGTTTGAAAAGGCCGGCCACTCGGTTGAAACGACAACCAGTTCAGAGCAGGCGCTCGGTAAGCTGCGTGACGGGTATTCGCCGGATATCATTGTGCTCGATATCATTATGCCGAATATTGACGGCCTCGAGCTTCTTGAAGTTATAAAAAATGAAAAGCTTGCACCGAATTCGATCGTGATCATGCTCACCAACCAGGGAGGTGATGAACAGATCGACACGGCAAAGAAGCTTGGTGCGGTGGGTTACATTGTGAAGGCTACCAGTATCCCGTCTGAGGTTGTAGAAAAAGTAATGGCGATCTCCGCTAAACACAGTACGTAA
- a CDS encoding GspE/PulE family protein, with product MEFLDFVAQQQDFDESALQAIRQQAKSAEGSLDGALEAHGLSVDQIRKLKEEFYGISSFVIDEDDEIPHDILKYIPEESASYYRVIPLSLQDHTLTIGIVDPNSIEARNALNFISSKHGLEYTFVVITYQDFLNGIELYGGLSGEVTDALSDFEGEISGSVSEEDEQSVEAPHDQTGELADGGEIKKSDTVSTGEGTIVEDAPVTKIVATILRYATDGGASDVHIERTRDNIRVRFRVDGVLNTSLMLPTKVHAAVVARIKILSNMRLDEKRKPQDGRFSAKIEGRQIDFRVSTFPAYYGEKVVMRILDRDSGIRKLQEIDLREPHMKMIKDAMNAPFGMILISGPTGSGKTTTLYAMLDMIDREKKNVLSLEDPVEYNVDGVSQSQIRPDINYTFANGLRTALRQDPDVIMVGEIRDKETAQLAIHAALTGHLVLSTIHTNNAIGIIPRLVDMGIDPYLIAPTLILGMAQRLVSTMCSGAGKPIPIEGSIEVMLEKQFTDLPEEFHNVLPTTGNVYEATATSDCPTGVKGRTAVMEMYKMTKEIEDVILNDPSENAIYDIARKQGMLTMKEDAIIKAMEGKIPFEEVNTL from the coding sequence ATGGAATTCCTAGACTTTGTCGCACAACAGCAAGATTTTGACGAGTCCGCGCTTCAAGCTATTCGCCAACAAGCGAAATCAGCTGAAGGGTCTCTTGACGGTGCGTTGGAAGCGCATGGACTGAGCGTAGATCAGATCCGTAAACTCAAGGAAGAGTTTTACGGTATTTCTTCGTTTGTTATTGATGAGGACGACGAGATACCTCACGACATACTGAAGTACATACCTGAAGAATCGGCTTCATATTACCGGGTTATACCACTATCGTTACAAGATCATACACTTACGATCGGTATTGTTGACCCAAACAGTATTGAGGCACGCAATGCACTGAACTTTATCTCATCAAAACATGGCCTCGAGTACACGTTTGTGGTGATCACGTATCAGGACTTTCTCAACGGTATTGAGTTGTACGGTGGTTTAAGTGGTGAGGTAACTGACGCTCTTTCTGATTTTGAGGGAGAAATATCCGGTTCAGTGAGTGAGGAAGATGAACAATCGGTCGAAGCGCCTCACGACCAAACAGGGGAGCTGGCTGATGGAGGAGAGATCAAGAAGAGCGACACTGTTTCTACCGGCGAAGGAACCATTGTTGAGGATGCTCCGGTAACAAAGATCGTCGCTACTATTTTACGATACGCGACTGACGGTGGAGCGTCTGATGTCCATATTGAGCGCACTCGTGACAATATTCGCGTACGTTTTCGTGTTGATGGTGTGCTCAATACCAGTTTAATGTTGCCAACAAAAGTACACGCTGCGGTGGTGGCTCGTATCAAGATACTTTCAAACATGCGTTTGGATGAAAAGCGCAAGCCCCAGGACGGCCGTTTCTCTGCAAAGATAGAAGGACGTCAGATCGATTTTCGTGTTTCAACATTTCCGGCGTACTACGGTGAAAAGGTGGTGATGCGTATCCTCGATCGAGATAGTGGCATACGAAAACTGCAGGAGATCGATTTGCGCGAACCGCATATGAAGATGATCAAGGATGCAATGAATGCGCCGTTCGGTATGATCCTTATTTCCGGTCCGACCGGTTCGGGTAAAACGACTACGCTCTACGCCATGCTTGATATGATCGATCGAGAGAAAAAGAACGTTCTATCACTTGAAGATCCGGTTGAGTACAACGTAGACGGCGTAAGTCAGTCTCAGATCCGGCCGGACATTAACTATACGTTCGCGAACGGTTTGAGAACTGCTTTGCGTCAAGATCCGGATGTGATCATGGTCGGTGAGATCCGTGATAAGGAAACCGCGCAGCTCGCGATCCATGCGGCGCTTACCGGGCACCTCGTACTTTCAACGATCCACACGAACAACGCGATCGGTATTATTCCACGCCTTGTTGATATGGGTATTGACCCGTATCTTATCGCGCCGACGTTAATACTTGGTATGGCTCAGCGACTGGTCTCCACAATGTGTTCCGGTGCCGGCAAGCCGATACCGATCGAAGGGAGTATCGAAGTAATGCTTGAGAAACAGTTTACTGATCTGCCTGAGGAATTTCACAATGTTCTGCCGACAACCGGGAATGTGTATGAGGCAACAGCGACATCTGATTGCCCGACCGGGGTTAAGGGTCGAACAGCGGTTATGGAGATGTATAAAATGACCAAAGAAATAGAAGATGTGATCCTTAATGATCCAAGTGAGAATGCTATTTACGACATAGCGCGAAAGCAGGGCATGCTTACCATGAAAGAGGATGCTATTATAAAGGCAATGGAAGGTAAGATACCGTTCGAAGAAGTAAATACTTTGTAA
- the pilO gene encoding type 4a pilus biogenesis protein PilO, which produces MKQIIAAGTLVVALIAAYVYVWPAYQEVEATQAELDEHDLALEKIGEFKSLRDTYLAQYNDLPEEQVQRMETLLPNVADRLRLVMNIDAFATEFGVEITGIEVAEPEDRSGRSDEQQNNDPYETIEVSFAFEDNYNSLIAFLEGLESRLRLLDVTSIKVDTNTDGPTSYSYSVTLRTYALQ; this is translated from the coding sequence ATGAAACAGATCATCGCAGCCGGAACACTTGTCGTTGCTCTTATTGCGGCGTATGTCTATGTTTGGCCGGCGTATCAAGAGGTGGAGGCAACTCAAGCAGAACTTGATGAGCATGATCTGGCTCTTGAGAAGATCGGTGAATTTAAATCACTTCGCGATACCTATCTTGCACAATACAACGATCTTCCGGAAGAACAGGTTCAACGAATGGAAACGCTTCTGCCTAATGTAGCCGACAGACTTCGTCTCGTTATGAATATTGACGCCTTTGCCACTGAATTTGGTGTCGAGATCACCGGGATCGAGGTGGCAGAACCGGAAGATCGATCCGGACGCTCCGACGAGCAACAAAACAATGATCCGTATGAGACCATTGAGGTTAGCTTTGCCTTTGAGGATAATTACAATTCACTTATTGCTTTTCTGGAAGGGCTTGAATCACGGTTGCGCCTGTTGGATGTAACTTCGATCAAGGTCGACACAAACACCGACGGACCGACTTCGTATAGCTACTCAGTAACCTTGCGTACGTACGCGCTTCAATAA
- a CDS encoding PilN domain-containing protein: protein MPNSSLNTSFIPKQNNGSGHSRKKTGFGLPLLGASLALLLVLGAWTGLELYHNYLEVEIEERKGEIDDERATLNTEAVDELLRADRRMKLADDILRRHIAPSNIFQELEDLTASGLRYTSLSYTGTPNGGATIELEGEAHNFGTVVTLADTFTASPFFSTAEFFDLNKSEEEGARGVTFAAELTVSAGDMRYTGESASEVLGVSDEESEEIGEGADGSVDDEVEDEAVDNNDEN, encoded by the coding sequence ATGCCAAACTCGAGCCTCAACACATCGTTCATACCTAAGCAAAATAATGGATCAGGACATTCTCGGAAAAAAACCGGATTCGGGCTTCCACTCTTGGGTGCATCGCTAGCCCTTCTTTTGGTTCTGGGTGCCTGGACCGGACTTGAGTTGTATCATAATTATCTCGAAGTTGAGATCGAAGAACGTAAAGGGGAGATAGATGATGAGCGGGCAACGCTCAACACAGAAGCTGTAGACGAGCTTCTGCGAGCCGATCGACGTATGAAATTAGCGGATGATATACTCCGTCGCCACATAGCACCCTCGAATATATTTCAAGAACTCGAAGATCTCACAGCTTCAGGTCTTCGTTACACCTCGCTTTCTTATACAGGAACTCCAAATGGTGGTGCTACTATAGAACTTGAAGGAGAAGCTCATAATTTTGGAACGGTGGTCACGCTTGCAGATACATTTACTGCGTCGCCGTTTTTCAGTACAGCAGAGTTTTTTGATCTGAATAAGTCAGAGGAAGAGGGCGCACGAGGCGTGACCTTTGCCGCTGAGCTCACCGTGTCTGCCGGTGATATGCGGTACACCGGGGAATCTGCATCAGAGGTGCTTGGAGTTAGCGATGAAGAGAGTGAAGAAATTGGCGAAGGCGCTGATGGCAGTGTTGACGATGAGGTAGAAGATGAAGCAGTTGATAATAACGACGAGAATTAA